Proteins from a genomic interval of Treponema succinifaciens DSM 2489:
- the tpiA gene encoding triose-phosphate isomerase, with protein MARTHYIAGNWKMNTSKAEAVKLASDLVSALKGKTNKFMIGVPFVYLDAVSQVVKGSNIILAAQDCAATANGAHTGEVSTEMLKDLGVQCVILGHSERRHEIGESDELINKKVRRALNEGLEVDLCIGELLADREAGNAEQVCAFQLSADLAGVTEEQMKRVTIAYEPVWAIGTGKTATPEDAEAIHKFVRGYIAKLYNQKVADEVIIQYGGSMKASNAPELLAQPDIDGGLIGGASLKAETFVPICEC; from the coding sequence ATGGCACGTACTCATTATATCGCCGGAAACTGGAAAATGAACACTTCCAAAGCGGAAGCTGTAAAACTTGCATCGGATTTGGTTTCCGCATTGAAAGGAAAGACAAACAAATTTATGATTGGTGTTCCTTTTGTTTACCTTGATGCTGTAAGTCAGGTTGTAAAAGGCTCAAACATTATTCTTGCGGCCCAGGACTGCGCCGCGACTGCAAACGGAGCTCACACAGGCGAAGTTTCAACAGAAATGCTCAAGGATCTCGGAGTTCAGTGTGTAATTCTTGGACATTCAGAACGCCGCCACGAAATTGGTGAGTCTGATGAGCTTATCAACAAAAAAGTTCGCCGTGCTTTAAATGAAGGCTTGGAAGTTGACCTTTGCATTGGAGAACTTCTTGCTGACCGTGAGGCAGGAAACGCAGAGCAGGTTTGCGCATTCCAACTTTCTGCAGATTTGGCTGGCGTAACAGAAGAGCAGATGAAGCGTGTTACAATCGCTTATGAGCCTGTTTGGGCAATAGGAACTGGAAAAACTGCAACTCCAGAAGATGCCGAGGCAATCCACAAATTTGTCCGTGGATACATTGCAAAACTTTACAATCAGAAAGTTGCCGATGAAGTTATAATTCAGTATGGCGGCTCAATGAAAGCTTCAAATGCTCCAGAGCTTTTGGCTCAGCCTGATATTGACGGCGGCTTGATTGGCGGAGCTTCTTTGAAAGCTGAAACATTCGTTCCAATCTGCGAGTGCTAA
- a CDS encoding chromate transporter yields MALFKELVDLFITFFKIGIVTFGGGLTMLPLLERVLINEKNWVSMDEILDYYSIAQTTPGIIAVNVATFVGHKRAGTIGGIFATLGMITPSVIIITIIAKFISNFEQISWVQKAMKGINAAVAALLTYAVFNLCKKNLKSLWSVLLFFASFASIYFFHAHTVLVVLSAAFIGAVSFAVSKKFNSGEGIQK; encoded by the coding sequence ATGGCTTTGTTCAAAGAACTTGTAGATTTGTTTATTACTTTCTTTAAAATCGGAATTGTAACTTTTGGCGGCGGACTTACAATGCTTCCTCTTTTGGAACGTGTACTGATTAACGAAAAAAACTGGGTTTCCATGGATGAAATTCTTGATTACTATTCAATTGCACAGACAACTCCGGGAATCATTGCGGTAAATGTGGCGACTTTTGTTGGACATAAGCGTGCTGGAACTATCGGCGGAATTTTCGCGACGCTTGGAATGATAACGCCTTCAGTAATCATAATAACTATAATCGCAAAATTCATTTCGAACTTTGAGCAAATCAGCTGGGTTCAAAAAGCAATGAAGGGAATCAATGCTGCGGTTGCGGCGCTGCTTACTTATGCTGTTTTTAATCTCTGTAAGAAAAATTTAAAAAGTCTTTGGAGCGTTTTGCTGTTTTTTGCTTCGTTTGCTTCAATTTATTTTTTCCATGCGCATACAGTTTTAGTTGTTTTGAGCGCGGCTTTTATTGGCGCTGTTTCATTTGCAGTTTCAAAGAAATTTAATTCAGGTGAAGGAATTCAAAAATGA
- a CDS encoding chromate transporter, whose product MSLFQLFFVFMYIGFFAVGGGLVAASFMQNVLVNQYGLISAEKFYSMLAISESTPGPIGINIATYIGTELYGIPGGIIATIGEVLPSIVTIVLISKFFSKFQEKPLVKSVFKTLRPVTSGLVLCVLVQVFTLAILNLNPQNSNSVVLQVFNLPALAIFVVSLFVLFKTKVHPVVVVAFGAVFGVVFF is encoded by the coding sequence ATGAGTCTTTTTCAGTTGTTTTTTGTTTTCATGTATATTGGTTTTTTTGCGGTTGGCGGTGGACTTGTTGCGGCGTCGTTTATGCAAAATGTTCTTGTAAATCAGTACGGACTTATTTCCGCGGAAAAATTTTACAGTATGCTTGCAATCAGCGAAAGCACACCCGGACCGATTGGAATAAATATTGCGACTTATATTGGAACTGAGCTTTATGGAATTCCCGGAGGAATCATTGCAACTATTGGCGAAGTTCTTCCGTCGATTGTTACAATTGTTTTGATTTCAAAATTTTTTTCAAAGTTTCAGGAAAAACCTTTGGTAAAATCAGTATTTAAAACTTTGCGGCCAGTTACAAGCGGACTTGTTTTGTGTGTTCTTGTTCAGGTTTTTACGCTGGCAATTTTAAATTTAAACCCTCAAAATTCTAATTCTGTGGTTCTGCAGGTTTTCAATTTGCCGGCTCTTGCTATTTTTGTGGTTTCGCTATTTGTATTATTTAAAACAAAAGTTCATCCAGTTGTAGTTGTTGCTTTTGGTGCGGTTTTTGGAGTTGTGTTTTTTTAA
- a CDS encoding ASKHA domain-containing protein, giving the protein MICSVCRHCGLCEGSETKKNVSVLADFSGLENLKGDNSLPLNFVGIAFDIGTTSIAANIFTLKDGILVASVGEENCQIEFGSDVVSRILFSSKPSGLKKLHESILSQIERISKKLILASQNFFVENRRGRAVLKRIVISGNTAMESFVLGISAVSLAQFPFSLPSKFGFSVESNELGNFETIPPDCEFYFAPAIESFVGGDTVCAMIACGFLEKVENKFLADIGTNCELCVYSAESDKIFCASTSAGPAFEGYGIDCGISAQEGAIAKVEFLKNNEIKCFVLGNGKAIGICGTGILSAISEFLKSGIIDFFGAFVSGKEKIILQNEIYICQKDIRNFQLAKSAVLTGLEILSEKSGCKSGTLYLAGGFGSLLDIKDACAVKMIPSFLSEKTFAAGNASLCGASILLLNLGLRKSACELAENSVHVDLAQDKSFENLYIKNLNFK; this is encoded by the coding sequence GTGATTTGTTCAGTTTGCCGGCATTGCGGTTTATGTGAAGGCTCGGAAACAAAAAAAAATGTTTCTGTCCTTGCGGATTTTTCTGGTCTTGAAAATTTAAAAGGCGATAATTCTCTTCCGCTGAATTTTGTTGGAATTGCTTTTGACATTGGAACGACTTCTATAGCCGCAAATATTTTTACGTTAAAAGACGGAATCCTTGTTGCTTCTGTTGGCGAAGAAAATTGTCAGATTGAATTTGGAAGCGATGTTGTTTCAAGAATTTTGTTTTCAAGCAAACCTTCTGGTCTTAAAAAACTTCATGAATCAATTTTATCTCAAATAGAAAGAATTTCAAAAAAACTGATTCTTGCATCTCAAAATTTTTTTGTTGAAAATCGCCGCGGACGGGCAGTGTTAAAGCGTATTGTAATTTCTGGAAACACAGCAATGGAATCATTTGTTCTTGGAATTTCCGCGGTTTCACTTGCGCAGTTTCCTTTTTCGCTTCCAAGCAAATTCGGATTTTCAGTTGAGTCAAATGAACTTGGAAATTTTGAAACCATTCCTCCTGATTGTGAATTTTATTTTGCTCCTGCGATTGAATCTTTTGTTGGCGGCGATACTGTTTGCGCGATGATTGCCTGCGGTTTTTTAGAAAAAGTTGAAAATAAATTTCTTGCTGACATTGGAACAAACTGCGAACTTTGCGTTTATTCTGCGGAGTCGGATAAAATTTTTTGCGCGTCAACTTCAGCCGGACCTGCGTTTGAAGGCTATGGAATTGACTGTGGAATTTCTGCTCAGGAAGGTGCGATTGCAAAAGTTGAATTTCTTAAAAACAATGAAATAAAATGCTTTGTGCTTGGAAATGGAAAGGCGATTGGAATTTGCGGAACTGGAATTTTAAGCGCAATTTCAGAATTTTTAAAAAGCGGAATAATTGATTTTTTTGGAGCATTTGTTTCAGGAAAAGAAAAAATTATTCTTCAGAATGAAATTTATATTTGCCAAAAAGATATAAGAAATTTTCAGCTTGCAAAGTCAGCTGTTTTAACTGGACTTGAAATTCTTTCTGAAAAATCAGGATGCAAATCCGGAACTCTTTATTTGGCTGGAGGCTTCGGTTCGCTTCTTGATATAAAAGATGCCTGCGCTGTAAAAATGATTCCAAGTTTTCTTTCTGAAAAAACTTTTGCTGCTGGAAATGCTTCTCTTTGCGGAGCTTCGATTTTGCTTTTAAATTTAGGTTTAAGAAAATCTGCTTGTGAACTTGCAGAAAATTCAGTTCATGTAGATCTTGCGCAAGATAAATCCTTTGAAAATCTGTATATAAAAAACTTGAATTTTAAATAG
- the prfA gene encoding peptide chain release factor 1, giving the protein MIKKLEDLSVRYTVVSELIGDASLIKDQKKYKETMREHQQLTELMSLYDEYKKILKGIEDATVLITEEEDRDMKELAREELKELEEKKPKLEEEIKLKLIPPDPLDEKNIILEIRSAAGGDEASLFVRDLWEMYMHLAERKGWKTETMEAQETEVGGFNKIVTSIAGKFVYGTLRWESGVHRVQRVPATESQGRLQTSTVTVAVLPEAEETEIQIRPEDVRVDVMRAGGPGGQCVNTTDSAVRLTHIPTGIVVIQQDEKSQHKNKDKAFRVLRARLFDLEESKRQSERADARKNMVGSGARSEKIRTYNFPQDRVTDHRINLSLHNLPSFMMGNMDEMLDALNVYAKEEQLKDSSDLVN; this is encoded by the coding sequence TTGATAAAAAAACTTGAAGATCTTTCTGTGCGTTACACTGTTGTTTCAGAACTTATTGGAGATGCCTCTTTAATTAAGGATCAAAAAAAATATAAAGAAACAATGCGTGAGCATCAGCAGCTTACAGAACTTATGTCGCTTTACGATGAATATAAAAAAATTCTAAAAGGAATTGAAGATGCGACTGTCCTCATAACAGAAGAGGAAGACCGCGATATGAAAGAGCTTGCAAGAGAAGAACTGAAAGAACTTGAGGAAAAAAAGCCTAAGCTGGAAGAAGAAATAAAACTTAAGCTAATTCCACCAGATCCTCTTGATGAAAAAAATATTATTCTTGAAATTAGAAGCGCAGCTGGTGGAGATGAAGCAAGCCTTTTTGTTCGTGATTTGTGGGAAATGTATATGCATCTTGCAGAACGCAAAGGCTGGAAAACTGAAACGATGGAAGCTCAGGAAACTGAAGTCGGTGGATTCAATAAAATTGTAACATCAATTGCTGGAAAATTTGTTTATGGAACTTTAAGGTGGGAAAGCGGAGTTCATCGTGTTCAGCGAGTTCCTGCAACAGAAAGCCAAGGACGACTTCAGACTTCAACCGTAACGGTCGCGGTTTTGCCGGAAGCAGAAGAAACTGAAATTCAAATTCGTCCAGAGGATGTCCGCGTTGACGTTATGCGTGCCGGTGGTCCTGGCGGTCAGTGTGTTAACACAACGGATTCTGCAGTCCGCTTGACTCATATTCCTACTGGAATTGTTGTTATTCAGCAGGATGAAAAAAGTCAGCATAAAAACAAAGACAAGGCGTTCAGGGTTTTGCGTGCACGTCTTTTCGATCTTGAAGAAAGCAAGCGTCAGTCGGAGCGCGCGGATGCAAGAAAAAACATGGTTGGAAGCGGCGCCCGCAGTGAAAAAATCCGCACTTATAATTTTCCGCAGGACAGAGTTACAGACCACCGCATAAATTTGAGCTTACACAATTTGCCTTCATTTATGATGGGCAACATGGATGAGATGCTGGATGCGCTGAATGTATATGCAAAAGAAGAGCAGTTAAAAGACAGTTCTGATCTTGTAAACTGA
- the prmC gene encoding peptide chain release factor N(5)-glutamine methyltransferase produces the protein MTISQARKFALSELKFSPSPILDADVILKWILKCDQTFILFHSETELSELQKNIFCSSIEKRKTGLPVAYITGIKEFFGSDFEVDKNVLIPKPDTELLVENAVNFIEEKFHASSDCKILSVCDMCSGSGCVGISILKFIEEKKIIPKSLLPKIIFADISKKTLDIAKKNSLRLLSEFAFEKTVFVQSNLFENLGQSRNGLFDVIVSNPPYIPYSQTVELLKDGRSEPSLALCGDIDLNGNLTNFDDGLEIIRNLIFQSVDFLNPGGILILETGEYNAFQTKKIMEDSEFKDVKIYKDLEGQFRNVSGILA, from the coding sequence ATGACAATAAGCCAAGCCAGAAAGTTTGCATTATCAGAATTAAAATTCAGCCCAAGTCCTATTCTTGATGCGGATGTTATTTTAAAATGGATTTTGAAATGTGATCAGACTTTTATTCTTTTTCATTCTGAAACAGAACTTTCTGAGCTGCAAAAAAATATTTTTTGTTCTTCAATTGAAAAAAGAAAAACTGGCTTGCCTGTTGCTTATATTACAGGAATAAAAGAATTTTTCGGATCTGATTTTGAGGTTGACAAAAATGTTCTTATTCCCAAGCCGGACACAGAATTGCTTGTTGAAAATGCTGTTAATTTTATTGAAGAAAAATTTCATGCGTCTTCTGACTGTAAGATTCTTTCTGTCTGTGATATGTGTTCTGGAAGCGGATGCGTTGGAATCAGCATTTTAAAATTTATAGAAGAAAAAAAAATTATTCCAAAATCATTGCTCCCTAAAATTATTTTTGCAGACATAAGTAAAAAAACTCTTGATATTGCAAAAAAAAATTCTTTGCGTTTGCTTAGCGAATTTGCTTTTGAAAAAACTGTTTTTGTTCAAAGTAATCTTTTTGAAAATTTAGGGCAAAGCAGAAACGGTCTTTTTGATGTCATTGTTTCTAATCCTCCGTACATTCCTTATTCTCAAACTGTTGAGCTTTTAAAAGACGGAAGAAGCGAGCCTTCGCTTGCGTTATGCGGCGACATTGATTTGAATGGAAATCTTACAAACTTTGACGACGGACTTGAAATTATACGGAACTTGATTTTTCAGTCAGTTGATTTTTTAAATCCGGGCGGAATTTTGATTTTAGAAACTGGCGAATACAATGCTTTTCAAACTAAAAAAATAATGGAAGATTCAGAATTCAAAGATGTAAAAATTTATAAAGACTTGGAAGGACAGTTTAGAAATGTCAGCGGAATTCTTGCTTGA
- a CDS encoding O-methyltransferase translates to MSAEFLLEIKSLAHKNNVPIMQDATSEFIFSFIKKHNVKSVLEIGTAVGYSAIQFALVDESVKVTTIEIDIDRTIQAIKNVEKCGLKSRIKIINNDALACDINEKFDLIFIDAAKAQYEKFFEKFKANLNPKGAIISDNLLFHGIVENQNLTKSYSTKKLVRKIKRYVNFLKENIEFTTEFYKTGDGISVSKFKTDYSNFISEENFLEEKEYFKIFKIDQKCLLKLFDENVSKEFALMDFRNSQFAYNQNISKFMPCDFLKISGCFGIVFQNDDEKFPSRILNEFDKNIFSDKFTLLHEKLLSLNAESLASYKELLLFILGGNSKENSSVIRKLKKLPEGNFFCQGNFCPENILIDENKNLFASNFLLSCKGPKEFDIARTFYILSKTNSEKSILKSEDYLIKMEIDKESLLPFIEVFNEFENSFYDIF, encoded by the coding sequence ATGTCAGCGGAATTCTTGCTTGAAATAAAATCTCTTGCGCATAAAAATAATGTTCCCATTATGCAGGATGCAACTTCTGAATTTATTTTCAGTTTTATAAAAAAACATAATGTGAAATCAGTTTTGGAAATTGGAACTGCTGTTGGATATTCTGCTATTCAGTTTGCGCTTGTTGATGAAAGTGTAAAAGTTACGACAATTGAAATCGACATTGACCGCACTATTCAGGCAATCAAAAATGTGGAAAAATGCGGTTTGAAAAGCAGAATAAAAATTATAAACAACGATGCCTTGGCTTGCGATATAAATGAAAAATTCGATTTGATTTTTATCGACGCAGCAAAAGCTCAGTACGAAAAATTTTTTGAAAAGTTCAAGGCGAATTTAAATCCAAAAGGCGCAATCATAAGCGACAATTTGCTGTTTCATGGAATTGTTGAAAATCAGAATTTAACCAAAAGTTATAGCACAAAAAAGCTTGTTAGAAAAATAAAACGTTATGTGAATTTTTTGAAAGAAAATATAGAGTTTACAACTGAATTTTATAAAACTGGAGACGGAATTTCTGTCAGCAAGTTTAAAACTGATTATTCAAATTTTATTTCAGAAGAAAATTTTCTTGAAGAAAAAGAATATTTTAAGATTTTTAAAATTGACCAGAAGTGCCTTTTAAAGCTTTTCGATGAAAATGTTTCAAAAGAATTTGCATTGATGGATTTTAGAAATTCCCAGTTTGCATACAATCAAAATATTTCAAAATTTATGCCTTGTGATTTTCTGAAAATAAGCGGTTGCTTTGGAATTGTTTTTCAAAATGATGATGAAAAATTTCCATCGCGGATTTTGAATGAATTTGATAAGAATATTTTTTCTGACAAATTTACTTTGCTTCATGAAAAACTTTTGAGTTTAAATGCGGAAAGTCTTGCAAGCTACAAAGAGCTTCTGCTTTTTATTTTAGGCGGAAATTCAAAAGAAAATTCTTCTGTGATAAGAAAACTGAAAAAACTTCCAGAAGGAAATTTTTTTTGCCAGGGAAATTTCTGTCCAGAAAATATTTTAATTGATGAAAATAAAAATTTGTTTGCCTCAAATTTTCTTTTGTCTTGTAAAGGTCCAAAAGAATTTGACATTGCCAGAACTTTTTATATTTTATCAAAAACTAACTCTGAAAAATCAATTTTAAAATCAGAGGATTATTTAATAAAAATGGAAATTGATAAAGAAAGTCTACTGCCTTTTATCGAAGTTTTCAATGAATTTGAAAATTCTTTCTATGATATTTTTTAG
- a CDS encoding iron-containing alcohol dehydrogenase: protein MSNQIVTTGISFFGADTLKNFNEEIKNSDFQRIFIIAAPEFQSALKKISSMLAKNKIVYSIFDRVSQVASLSDTRAALNAAKTLRADAVISVGSKSVSDIAKAVSILLSNPEISDPRKLERKAKSKNKAIPLYMFFTSIGSPWDSSHVFILEDESQRKKIECADTNAIPKAFFFDTELASVANKNDFSVLATSLLASSIESFICKSSWDLSDFFALKAIKLISENALSASKGNSKAIENMLYAQYCTGIAFSNGGAAFATAASLSVEAAVGISFSKSIIPIFKESMEFNAASTGQKYKAIAVNMGAKVSSSASPESFRKTAVTSVEKFFKELSAAKKVEEVKISKEDVLFIQENILKNKYTELNPKTVTKKKIADVLKLIF from the coding sequence ATGTCGAATCAAATTGTCACAACAGGAATTTCATTTTTTGGAGCAGACACTTTAAAAAATTTCAATGAAGAAATAAAAAACAGCGATTTTCAAAGAATTTTTATCATAGCAGCCCCCGAATTTCAAAGCGCATTAAAAAAAATTTCCTCAATGCTTGCAAAAAACAAAATCGTATACAGCATTTTTGACAGAGTAAGCCAAGTCGCTTCTCTTTCCGATACAAGAGCCGCATTGAACGCAGCAAAAACACTCAGGGCTGACGCAGTAATTTCCGTAGGCTCAAAATCAGTTTCAGACATTGCAAAGGCAGTGTCGATTCTTCTTTCAAATCCAGAAATTTCAGATCCAAGAAAATTGGAAAGAAAAGCAAAATCAAAAAACAAAGCAATTCCTCTTTATATGTTTTTCACTTCAATCGGAAGCCCATGGGATTCCAGCCACGTTTTTATCTTAGAAGACGAATCGCAGCGGAAAAAAATTGAATGCGCAGACACAAACGCAATTCCAAAAGCATTTTTTTTCGACACAGAGCTTGCTTCCGTTGCCAACAAAAACGACTTTTCAGTTTTAGCCACCTCGCTTTTGGCTTCTTCCATTGAATCGTTTATCTGCAAATCTTCATGGGACTTAAGTGACTTTTTCGCATTAAAGGCAATAAAGTTGATTTCTGAAAATGCGCTTTCAGCCTCAAAAGGAAATTCAAAGGCAATAGAAAATATGCTTTATGCGCAATATTGCACCGGCATAGCTTTTTCAAATGGAGGCGCGGCTTTTGCAACAGCAGCATCACTTTCAGTGGAAGCAGCAGTTGGCATTTCTTTTTCAAAATCCATAATTCCAATATTTAAGGAGTCAATGGAATTCAATGCGGCTTCAACAGGACAAAAATACAAAGCCATCGCAGTAAATATGGGAGCAAAAGTTTCATCTTCGGCTTCTCCTGAATCATTTAGAAAAACTGCGGTAACTTCTGTTGAAAAATTTTTCAAAGAACTTTCTGCAGCAAAAAAGGTTGAAGAAGTAAAAATTTCAAAGGAAGACGTTTTGTTTATTCAGGAAAATATTTTAAAAAACAAATATACAGAACTGAATCCAAAAACTGTAACAAAAAAGAAAATTGCGGATGTTTTAAAATTGATTTTCTAA
- a CDS encoding metal ABC transporter substrate-binding protein — protein MEEKKSLKITLIFTICFFVFIVSFFSVWKVSLSEKRVSASADSEKIKITASFYPIYIMLLNLTDGIDDVEVSLLAPAETGCLHDYQLTTGDMKLIEKCDILVVNGSGMEDFFDKAFSLKKNSVVVASDGFKPFDGNPHVWVSVSGAIYEVQKITEGLCSLDSKNSESYKKNYLIYIEKLNALEQKMKTSLAPFAGKKIITFHEAFPYFAKEFGFEISAVIEQEPGTVPSAKELAKIIESIKSVTNRGEEVALFAEPQYSSSVAKIISNETGLSVYELDPCVNGQLEKNAYIEGMEKNLSVLMNAFSEEKK, from the coding sequence ATGGAAGAAAAAAAATCTCTTAAAATAACCTTAATTTTTACAATTTGTTTTTTTGTGTTTATTGTTTCCTTTTTTTCAGTTTGGAAAGTTTCTTTGTCGGAAAAACGGGTCTCTGCTTCAGCTGATTCTGAAAAAATAAAAATAACGGCATCTTTCTATCCTATTTACATAATGCTTTTGAATTTGACGGATGGAATTGATGATGTTGAAGTTTCGCTTTTGGCTCCTGCTGAAACTGGCTGCTTGCATGATTATCAGCTTACAACTGGCGACATGAAGCTTATTGAAAAATGTGACATTCTTGTTGTGAATGGAAGCGGAATGGAAGATTTTTTTGACAAGGCTTTTTCACTGAAAAAAAATTCAGTTGTGGTTGCTTCTGATGGTTTTAAGCCTTTTGATGGAAATCCTCATGTGTGGGTGAGCGTTTCCGGTGCGATTTACGAAGTGCAAAAAATAACGGAAGGACTTTGTTCGCTTGATTCAAAAAATTCAGAAAGCTACAAAAAAAATTATTTGATTTATATAGAAAAATTAAATGCTCTTGAACAAAAAATGAAGACTTCTCTTGCTCCTTTCGCTGGAAAAAAAATCATAACTTTCCATGAAGCGTTTCCTTATTTTGCAAAGGAATTCGGTTTTGAAATTTCGGCAGTTATTGAGCAGGAGCCGGGAACTGTTCCGAGCGCAAAGGAGCTGGCAAAAATAATTGAAAGTATAAAATCAGTTACGAATCGAGGTGAAGAAGTTGCTCTTTTTGCTGAGCCTCAATATTCTTCAAGCGTGGCGAAAATTATTTCCAATGAAACCGGACTTTCAGTTTATGAGCTTGATCCGTGCGTAAATGGTCAGTTGGAAAAAAACGCATATATTGAAGGCATGGAAAAAAATCTTTCAGTTTTGATGAATGCTTTTTCAGAGGAAAAAAAATAA
- a CDS encoding metal ABC transporter ATP-binding protein: MPCLVGKSHVCCTRIENLSVKAGGEYILKDINLHLHCGELTAIVGRNGAGKTTFIKALLNTIPHSGNIIFEGERCAGNCGKDHTTDHDRFCTCRKRIPYTTTKPVFGYVPQTLSVEPGSPVCVEDLVFACTSKRPVWLRHRKKDIEAASEILSCTNSHQLLKRRVCDLSGGELQRVMLALAINPLPDILLLDEPVSGVDRVGLKSFYELVSSIRRDFDITILLISHDLDLVARHADRVVFINNASAVVGTVKDVYRQKDFMEVFGHIMLPDEY, encoded by the coding sequence ATGCCTTGCCTTGTTGGAAAATCTCATGTCTGCTGCACACGGATAGAAAACTTAAGTGTAAAAGCTGGCGGTGAATATATTTTAAAAGATATAAATCTTCATTTGCATTGCGGCGAGCTTACTGCGATTGTTGGAAGAAACGGCGCAGGAAAAACAACTTTTATAAAGGCACTGCTGAATACAATTCCTCATTCAGGAAATATAATTTTTGAAGGTGAAAGGTGCGCGGGAAATTGCGGAAAAGATCACACAACTGACCATGACCGTTTTTGCACTTGCCGAAAAAGAATTCCTTACACTACAACTAAGCCTGTGTTTGGCTATGTTCCTCAGACTCTTTCTGTTGAGCCGGGAAGTCCTGTCTGCGTTGAAGATTTGGTTTTTGCTTGCACTTCAAAAAGACCTGTGTGGCTAAGGCACAGAAAAAAAGATATTGAAGCCGCTTCTGAAATTCTTTCATGCACAAATTCCCATCAGCTTTTAAAACGCAGAGTCTGTGATTTGTCTGGCGGAGAACTTCAGCGTGTCATGCTTGCGCTTGCGATAAATCCTTTGCCGGATATTTTGCTTTTAGATGAGCCTGTAAGCGGTGTTGACAGAGTAGGGCTGAAATCTTTTTACGAGCTTGTTTCTTCTATACGCCGTGATTTTGACATAACGATTCTTTTGATAAGCCATGATTTGGATTTGGTGGCGCGCCATGCTGACAGAGTCGTTTTTATAAATAATGCCAGTGCGGTCGTTGGAACTGTAAAAGATGTTTACCGCCAAAAAGATTTTATGGAAGTTTTCGGACATATTATGCTTCCTGATGAATATTAA
- a CDS encoding metal ABC transporter permease: protein MQLIYSFLDFVFPFEWLSPAFMKNALIAIVIAGPLFGALGTYVVSNRMSFFSDAIGHSALTGIAIGVLFGIHDVTISMVLFSMLLGFSIIMVKSKGKSSSDTIIGVFSSTSVALGIVLLSAGGNFSKYQKYLVGDILSIQPNEILFLFFCAIALLLVWIFFYNKMLIVSLHSSFAKSRGIKTVFIEQVFALLTAAIVSVCIRWTGLLVINSMLVLPAASARFVSRTSRRYLIVSELISLAGGIAGLCFSYYTGSASGASIVLVNSAFFLICFIISFLKKNS from the coding sequence ATGCAGCTGATTTATTCTTTTTTGGATTTTGTTTTTCCTTTTGAATGGCTGTCTCCTGCGTTTATGAAAAATGCTCTGATTGCCATTGTTATTGCAGGTCCGCTTTTTGGCGCTTTGGGAACTTATGTTGTTTCAAACAGGATGAGTTTTTTTAGCGATGCGATTGGGCATTCAGCTTTGACAGGAATTGCGATTGGCGTTCTTTTTGGAATTCACGATGTTACAATTTCTATGGTTTTGTTTTCGATGCTGCTCGGTTTTTCTATAATTATGGTCAAGTCAAAAGGAAAATCTTCCAGCGACACGATTATTGGGGTTTTTTCTTCAACATCAGTTGCGCTTGGAATTGTGCTTTTGTCTGCCGGCGGAAATTTTTCAAAGTATCAAAAATATCTTGTGGGCGACATTCTTAGCATTCAGCCAAACGAAATTCTTTTTTTATTTTTCTGCGCAATTGCACTTCTTCTTGTTTGGATTTTTTTCTACAACAAAATGCTGATTGTTTCTCTTCATTCATCATTTGCAAAAAGTCGTGGAATAAAAACAGTTTTCATAGAACAAGTTTTTGCTTTGCTGACAGCTGCGATTGTTTCTGTCTGCATACGCTGGACCGGACTTCTTGTGATTAACAGCATGCTTGTACTTCCGGCTGCTTCGGCTCGATTCGTGAGCAGAACTTCAAGACGCTATCTGATTGTTTCAGAATTGATTTCTCTTGCTGGCGGAATTGCAGGACTTTGTTTTTCGTATTATACTGGATCGGCTAGCGGAGCTTCGATTGTTTTAGTAAACTCAGCATTTTTTTTAATTTGCTTTATAATTTCATTTTTGAAGAAGAATAGTTAA